In Candidatus Poribacteria bacterium, the genomic stretch TGATCGTCTTTGATACGCTCAACGACTAATTCAGAGGCTTTTGCCGATATGTCAATACCTATCCAGTTACGTTGAATCCTATCCGCTGCGACGAGCGTTGTCGCACAACCGCAGAACGGATCAAAAACAACATCGTCTTTGTTAGACGAGGCTTTGATAATGCGGTCAAGGAGAGCAAGGGGCTTTTGGGTTGGATAGCCAACCCTTTCTTTGGCTCGTGAGTTTATAGGCGGTATATCAATCCAAACATCTTGAACAGGGACCCCCGGCATATCATCTAAAAATTGCTTTAATCTCGGTGTTCCATTGCGAGTGTAGTATAACTTACCAGATTTATGATATTCCTGCATAGTGGTAAACGGACACCGCCAAATTTTAATAATGCCGTTCCATTCGTACTGATACCCCCCGCCACTTAAAGAGCCAGCGGTTAGGTCTCTGTCCAAAAATCTTTTACCATTTTCATCCGTATGCTTATACCTCTTGAGATACTCGTCAGAATAGGGTTGATATTGCTCATTAAGGGTGGGGGTATCACCTTTTGAATAGTAGAGTATAATGTCATGAATACTCCCATAAATTGCAGAATCATTATGTGCTGCGGTTCGTTTCCAAACAACCTCATTCCGAAAGTTTCCCTTCCCAAACACCGCATCCATAACTAACTTGAGATAATGACTCATTGTCGTATCGCAATGTAGGTAGATACTGCCAGTATCTTTGAGAATACGCTTCATTTCCAGCAACCGAGCAGCCATGTAAATGAGATAAGATTTATCGCTGTTTGTCATAGCAGCATGGATAACTCGGTTCAGCGCAGGATGTTTCGTCTCAATGAGATCAAGCCAAGCGTTGTCTACGTCTGAAAGGGTCCACGTATCTTTGAATTCCGCACCAGCAGCTTTTGAACCTATAGGGGCTGCGTAGTTCGTCTTGCTATTAAATGGCGGGTCTAAATATATGAGATCAATGGATTCACTATTTATCCCACGCATGATAGGCAGATTATCACCGGTGAATATCGTCTTTGGTTTAATATTTGTGGTTTCCATACAAAAGAACCTCAAAAATGTTATGAGATTTGTGACCGATATAGGTTGTGTCTGCTTCAATGATACCTTGTAGCAACACACCACCTTTTTCGCTATTTTTGACCGTATTATTATATACCAAGTGGTCTTTTGATTCAAGTCGAAATCTCGTGCTAATGGGGTGTAAAGTTTTTGACCCTAAATCCTCAAGGATATAAATCACCAAAACATTTTACTTGACATCTGTTAGCAGAAATAGTATAATATATCAAATGT encodes the following:
- a CDS encoding DNA methyltransferase — encoded protein: METTNIKPKTIFTGDNLPIMRGINSESIDLIYLDPPFNSKTNYAAPIGSKAAGAEFKDTWTLSDVDNAWLDLIETKHPALNRVIHAAMTNSDKSYLIYMAARLLEMKRILKDTGSIYLHCDTTMSHYLKLVMDAVFGKGNFRNEVVWKRTAAHNDSAIYGSIHDIILYYSKGDTPTLNEQYQPYSDEYLKRYKHTDENGKRFLDRDLTAGSLSGGGYQYEWNGIIKIWRCPFTTMQEYHKSGKLYYTRNGTPRLKQFLDDMPGVPVQDVWIDIPPINSRAKERVGYPTQKPLALLDRIIKASSNKDDVVFDPFCGCATTLVAADRIQRNWIGIDISAKASELVVERIKDDQGLFQEIIARTDIPKRTDLGDILRYNHPKNKTQLYGEQSGYCNGCGTHFEKQHLEVDHIIAENVGGTDHIENLQLLCSHCNRVKGDRGQEYLISRLNKD